Below is a window of Chrysiogenia bacterium DNA.
GCCAGTTGTTCCTGGGTGTAGGCGTGGTCTTCGATGAGCGACTGGTAACCCAGCGCCAGTTCGATCGGGTTGAGGTCGTCGCGCTGAAGATTCTCGACGAGCGCCAGTTCCATCACTTCGCGATCCCCGGCGGCTCGCACCGTGACGGGAACTTCCTTGAGCCCGGCCTTCTTCGACGCCCGGAAGCGGCGCTCTCCGGCAATGAGCTCATACCCGCCCTGGGGGCGGCGCCGCACCAGCAGGGGCTGAATCACGCCCTGCTCCTTGATGGAGGCGGCGAGCTCTGCAATGCGCGTCTCGTCGAAGTGCGTGCGCGGCTGATCGGGGTTGGGGTAAATGTCTTTGAGCGCGACCCGGAATCCGGCGGCGTCGGCCTCCGGCGCGGGGGCCGATGCACTCTCCGGTGCTTCGGATTTCTGGGGAATGAGCGCGCCAAGGCCCTTGCCCAGCGCCTTTCGCTTCTTCGGCGTTGCCATCAGGACGCTCCCGTCATGGTCTCACCGGTGCGGGCCAGGA
It encodes the following:
- a CDS encoding ParB/RepB/Spo0J family partition protein, with product MATPKKRKALGKGLGALIPQKSEAPESASAPAPEADAAGFRVALKDIYPNPDQPRTHFDETRIAELAASIKEQGVIQPLLVRRRPQGGYELIAGERRFRASKKAGLKEVPVTVRAAGDREVMELALVENLQRDDLNPIELALGYQSLIEDHAYTQEQLAKRIGRDRSSVANTLRLLKLPKKAQDDLIQGRLTTGHAKAMLSLEDVELMLELREQVIKNGLSVREAEKLAKELASGGALRRKPKTTEKKTAAVDPDVAALTRRLERNLGVKIRIAHNKKGAGKLTISYASLGELQPILDKLES